Proteins from a single region of Heterodontus francisci isolate sHetFra1 chromosome 29, sHetFra1.hap1, whole genome shotgun sequence:
- the LOC137346204 gene encoding alpha-1,3-mannosyl-glycoprotein 2-beta-N-acetylglucosaminyltransferase-like isoform X2: protein MLRRTTVIVWGVLLFIVWNLLLLFFLLGRPPAGGGPDPEQLTREVVKVAEEVEMELEDQKKLLQEIQRHRGLWQRGKTRLALPPAPGGTIAPGGNPQVKDVVLPVLVIGCDRPTIRRCLDKLLYYRPSKELFPILVSQDCGHEETAKVIASYGDQVMHIRQPDLTDLRVPAEHRKFQGYYKISRHYRWALNQVFHTFKYQAAIIVEDDLEVAPDFFEYFRAVFPLLLEDPSLWCASAWNDNGKEQMVDTKQPEALYRTDFFPGLGWMLLKATWEELEPKWPGAFWDDWMRSPAQRCDRSCIRPEVSRTMTFGRKGVSNGQFFDQHLKFIKLNDHFVPFTQLDLSYLKKERYDLDFPQRVYSVPALRVEELQRNERMELRQVRVQYSSRDTFKAFAKVLGVMDDLKSGVPRAGYRGIVSFMYRGRRVYLAPPKDWTGYDPSWS, encoded by the coding sequence ATGCTGCGGCGGACCACAGTGATAGTCTGGGGGGTGCTGCTGTTCATCGTCTGGAACCTGCTCCTGCTCTTCTTCCTATTGGGCCGCCCACCGGCTGGGGGAGGGCCTGACCCCGAGCAGCTGACCCGCGAGGTGGTCAAGGTGGCCGAGGAGGTGGAGATGGAGCTGGAGGACCAGAAGAAGCTGCTTCAGGAAATCCAGCGCCACCGGGGACTGTGGCAGCGGGGCAAGACACGGCTGGCACTGCCGCCGGCACCGGGGGGCACCATCGCCCCCGGTGGCAACCCCCAAGTCAAGGACGTGGTTCTTCCCGTGCTGGTGATAGGCTGCGACCGTCCCACCATCCGCCGGTGCCTGGACAAGCTGCTCTACTACCGGCCCTCCAAGGAACTCTTCCCCATCCTGGTGAGCCAGGACTGCGGTCACGAGGAGACGGCTAAGGTAATTGCCTCATACGGCGACCAGGTGATGCACATCCGGCAGCCGGACCTGACTGACCTGCGAGTGCCGGCCGAGCACCGCAAGTTCCAGGGTTATTACAAGATCTCGAGACACTATCGCTGGGCCCTCAACCAGGTCTTCCACACCTTCAAGTACCAGGCGGCTATCATCGTGGAGGACGATCTGGAGGTGGCGCCAGACTTCTTTGAGTATTTCAGGGccgtcttcccactgctgctggaggATCCCAGCCTGTGGTGCGCCTCGGCCTGGAATGACAATGGCAAGGAACAGATGGTGGACACCAAGCAACCTGAGGCCCTGTACCGCACTGACTTCTTCCCGGGCCTGGGCTGGATGCTGCTTAAGGCCACCTGGGAGGAGCTAGAACCTAAGTGGCCTGGCGCCTTCTGGGATGACTGGATGCGCAGCCCTGCCCAGCGTTGTGACCGGTCCTGCATCCGGCCCGAGGTCTCCCGCACCATGACCTTCGGCCGTAAGGGGGTCAGCAATGGCCAGTTCTTCGACCAGCACCTCAAGTTCATCAAGCTCAACGACCACTTTGTGCCTTTCACCCAGCTGGACCTGTCCTACCTCAAGAAGGAGCGCTACGACCTGGATTTCCCCCAGCGGGTCTACAGCGTGCCGGCCCTGCGGGTGGAGGAGCTGCAGCGCAATGAGCGCATGGAGCTGCGCCAGGTGAGGGTCCAGTACTCCTCCCGTGACACTTTCAAAGCCTTCGCCAAAGTTCTGGGCGTCATGGACGACCTCAAGTCCGGTGTGCCCCGAGCTGGCTACCGCGGCATCGTCAGCTTCATGTACCGCGGCCGCAGGGTCTACCTGGCACCCCCCAAAGACTGGACTGGCTACGACCCCTCCTGGAGTTAG
- the LOC137346204 gene encoding alpha-1,3-mannosyl-glycoprotein 2-beta-N-acetylglucosaminyltransferase-like isoform X1, which produces MAAAPINPITVDGVGLTVGGGEQHADGERMLRRTTVIVWGVLLFIVWNLLLLFFLLGRPPAGGGPDPEQLTREVVKVAEEVEMELEDQKKLLQEIQRHRGLWQRGKTRLALPPAPGGTIAPGGNPQVKDVVLPVLVIGCDRPTIRRCLDKLLYYRPSKELFPILVSQDCGHEETAKVIASYGDQVMHIRQPDLTDLRVPAEHRKFQGYYKISRHYRWALNQVFHTFKYQAAIIVEDDLEVAPDFFEYFRAVFPLLLEDPSLWCASAWNDNGKEQMVDTKQPEALYRTDFFPGLGWMLLKATWEELEPKWPGAFWDDWMRSPAQRCDRSCIRPEVSRTMTFGRKGVSNGQFFDQHLKFIKLNDHFVPFTQLDLSYLKKERYDLDFPQRVYSVPALRVEELQRNERMELRQVRVQYSSRDTFKAFAKVLGVMDDLKSGVPRAGYRGIVSFMYRGRRVYLAPPKDWTGYDPSWS; this is translated from the coding sequence GTTGATGGAGTTGGACTGACGGTGGGGGGAGGCGAGCAGCACGCGGACGGGGAGAGAATGCTGCGGCGGACCACAGTGATAGTCTGGGGGGTGCTGCTGTTCATCGTCTGGAACCTGCTCCTGCTCTTCTTCCTATTGGGCCGCCCACCGGCTGGGGGAGGGCCTGACCCCGAGCAGCTGACCCGCGAGGTGGTCAAGGTGGCCGAGGAGGTGGAGATGGAGCTGGAGGACCAGAAGAAGCTGCTTCAGGAAATCCAGCGCCACCGGGGACTGTGGCAGCGGGGCAAGACACGGCTGGCACTGCCGCCGGCACCGGGGGGCACCATCGCCCCCGGTGGCAACCCCCAAGTCAAGGACGTGGTTCTTCCCGTGCTGGTGATAGGCTGCGACCGTCCCACCATCCGCCGGTGCCTGGACAAGCTGCTCTACTACCGGCCCTCCAAGGAACTCTTCCCCATCCTGGTGAGCCAGGACTGCGGTCACGAGGAGACGGCTAAGGTAATTGCCTCATACGGCGACCAGGTGATGCACATCCGGCAGCCGGACCTGACTGACCTGCGAGTGCCGGCCGAGCACCGCAAGTTCCAGGGTTATTACAAGATCTCGAGACACTATCGCTGGGCCCTCAACCAGGTCTTCCACACCTTCAAGTACCAGGCGGCTATCATCGTGGAGGACGATCTGGAGGTGGCGCCAGACTTCTTTGAGTATTTCAGGGccgtcttcccactgctgctggaggATCCCAGCCTGTGGTGCGCCTCGGCCTGGAATGACAATGGCAAGGAACAGATGGTGGACACCAAGCAACCTGAGGCCCTGTACCGCACTGACTTCTTCCCGGGCCTGGGCTGGATGCTGCTTAAGGCCACCTGGGAGGAGCTAGAACCTAAGTGGCCTGGCGCCTTCTGGGATGACTGGATGCGCAGCCCTGCCCAGCGTTGTGACCGGTCCTGCATCCGGCCCGAGGTCTCCCGCACCATGACCTTCGGCCGTAAGGGGGTCAGCAATGGCCAGTTCTTCGACCAGCACCTCAAGTTCATCAAGCTCAACGACCACTTTGTGCCTTTCACCCAGCTGGACCTGTCCTACCTCAAGAAGGAGCGCTACGACCTGGATTTCCCCCAGCGGGTCTACAGCGTGCCGGCCCTGCGGGTGGAGGAGCTGCAGCGCAATGAGCGCATGGAGCTGCGCCAGGTGAGGGTCCAGTACTCCTCCCGTGACACTTTCAAAGCCTTCGCCAAAGTTCTGGGCGTCATGGACGACCTCAAGTCCGGTGTGCCCCGAGCTGGCTACCGCGGCATCGTCAGCTTCATGTACCGCGGCCGCAGGGTCTACCTGGCACCCCCCAAAGACTGGACTGGCTACGACCCCTCCTGGAGTTAG